A genomic window from Fibrobacterota bacterium includes:
- the proC gene encoding pyrroline-5-carboxylate reductase yields the protein MSIDFPVVIFGVGNMGAAIARCLRKAHPSAVIWGVDADQTKIAALEAEGVLVAAKPDWRLEDGVVVLSVKPQILDSVAKGLQERLGKASMVLSILAGVPLTRLRAAFGAQQVVRTMPNLALTVGAGATAIATDGLSEQVLVKIRSLLAPTGEVVEVLESQMDAVTGLSGSGPAYVLKFLMSLEDGGVLAGLPRPVAHRLAMATVAGTVQLAQESGAEWDVLRGQVTSPGGTTIHGLKALEDKGFTASIMNAVWAATERSKELGRS from the coding sequence ATGTCCATTGATTTTCCAGTCGTGATCTTCGGTGTCGGCAACATGGGGGCGGCCATCGCTCGTTGCTTGCGCAAAGCGCACCCAAGCGCTGTGATTTGGGGTGTGGATGCCGACCAAACGAAGATCGCGGCCTTGGAAGCGGAGGGCGTGCTCGTGGCGGCCAAGCCGGATTGGCGTCTGGAAGATGGTGTTGTGGTGTTGTCGGTCAAGCCTCAGATCCTGGATTCGGTCGCCAAGGGGCTCCAAGAACGGCTAGGGAAGGCCTCCATGGTGCTGAGCATTCTCGCTGGGGTGCCTTTGACTCGTTTGCGTGCGGCCTTTGGTGCTCAACAGGTGGTGCGCACCATGCCCAATCTCGCCCTGACGGTCGGGGCAGGGGCGACCGCAATCGCTACGGACGGATTGTCCGAGCAGGTTTTGGTCAAAATTCGGAGTTTGCTGGCGCCGACCGGTGAAGTGGTGGAAGTGCTTGAATCCCAAATGGACGCGGTGACCGGTCTTTCTGGAAGCGGTCCTGCCTATGTGCTCAAATTCCTGATGTCCTTGGAAGATGGAGGCGTGTTGGCTGGACTGCCTCGTCCGGTCGCGCATCGTTTGGCGATGGCGACCGTGGCAGGCACGGTTCAGTTGGCGCAGGAATCGGGTGCCGAGTGGGATGTTCTGCGAGGTCAAGTGACCTCTCCCGGTGGGACCACGATCCATGGCCTTAAAGCGTTGGAAGACAAGGGTTTCACTGCCTCGATCATGAACGCGGTTTGGGCTGCAACCGAAAGATCGAAAGAACTTGGGCGTTCTTGA
- a CDS encoding TIGR02147 family protein, producing MNKNTPRPSQEPSSGLPEVFAFLDHRDFLREWFEVKRTLSKAFSYRTFARKAGFASHAFLSEVIQGRRNLSEDSSDKCVGALGIAGDAALYFKILVRYGQETHLDKRRDLLSDLLRLQAARSVERVGGRQAEYFAHWIHMAIREAAVVTGYTDPAQIGGFLRPAVKTEEVAASLSLLERLDLLRMVDGKWQYAFPRLTPGDVDPQVIKTLKRQMILLAQDRLSDPESPDTHIAAVTLSVSRKHLSRIREILDRTRRELLAETATDDAPADQVVQVNFQLFPLSESFERYRSHHA from the coding sequence ATGAACAAGAACACGCCACGACCTTCCCAGGAACCATCCTCCGGTCTTCCGGAGGTGTTCGCTTTCCTGGACCATCGCGACTTCCTTCGCGAATGGTTCGAGGTCAAACGGACTCTATCCAAAGCATTTTCCTACCGGACCTTCGCCCGCAAAGCGGGATTCGCCTCCCATGCGTTCCTCTCCGAAGTCATCCAAGGGCGTAGAAATCTCTCGGAAGATTCTTCCGACAAGTGCGTCGGTGCCCTCGGGATCGCAGGAGACGCCGCCCTCTATTTCAAGATCCTGGTCCGCTACGGCCAGGAAACCCACCTGGACAAGCGTCGCGATCTCCTGTCGGATCTATTGCGGCTCCAAGCGGCCCGCTCCGTGGAACGGGTGGGGGGTCGTCAAGCGGAGTATTTCGCGCACTGGATCCACATGGCCATCCGCGAAGCCGCCGTGGTCACCGGGTACACAGACCCTGCCCAGATCGGCGGGTTCCTGCGACCTGCCGTCAAAACCGAGGAGGTCGCCGCCTCGCTTTCTCTGCTGGAGCGTCTGGATCTTCTGCGCATGGTCGACGGAAAATGGCAGTACGCCTTTCCCCGGCTGACCCCAGGCGATGTCGATCCGCAAGTCATCAAGACCCTCAAGCGCCAGATGATCCTCCTGGCCCAAGACCGCTTGTCGGACCCCGAGAGTCCCGATACCCACATCGCCGCCGTCACCTTGTCGGTCAGCCGCAAGCACCTTTCCAGGATCAGGGAGATCTTGGACCGGACCCGACGTGAACTTTTGGCAGAAACTGCCACCGACGACGCCCCGGCCGATCAGGTGGTGCAGGTCAATTTCCAGCTCTTCCCCCTCAGCGAGAGCTTCGAAAGGTATCGTTCCCACCATGCCTGA
- a CDS encoding DNA polymerase III subunit alpha, whose product MALAPLHVHSSHSLLRGIPSVAELVACAKARGYRALALTDVQTMAGSILFLQECRRQGIQPILGLELADTRDPSMRLVLLARNAAGYGDLCELATFRNLGRRGEDIEDLFARPFPDVFALCPDPGLLQRLSRTPLRQSLFGAICLADAVSASRSRSVEEVCLREGLDCAVAHDTWFLEPSDHALHRLLRAIDANTDLSRLAAGQVAAPASWLLPPERLQELYARHPQALRTTERIVDSCRDDLSSCGWILPHVDVPAGHDDNSWLAKIAGEGLQRNYGGRPGWTKALELQAKELEVIRRTGYAGYFLMVREIRQAAANRFGGGFRRGRECSILRGSAANSLTLYNLDASDLDPLRYGLYFERFLNEDRSSPPDADLDFGWDERPRVLEWFFETYGEDRVCILSATHHFRRRAAFRETAKVLGFSQEQVTEAFQRLRRAPLRPGVHWLERVQEVDSSLAEVARMASRVQGRPHFLGQHPGGVLVTNDPIWRHVSCQRSGGATNRIVSQVDMHGGIDFLGLVKFDILGNGSLSVLRDALEMLREQGGEDPELWDLAKVESDPEVRRMMEEGDTRGVFYIESPAQLRLNQKAKASTFEEIGITSSLVRPAGTAYAKLFVERHRAAKEGRADWDWLHASLEGILSETHDVCVFQEDVTRICVEVAGFSFAEADQVRKMMNSLHDGAPAHYERTARRFVEGCMAHRGLDVAQAQELWKRVDSFRGFSFCKSHSLSYAQLSFRCAWLKRHHPARFWAAVVGNDHGFYPTAAYVDEIRRANIRILAWDINVSRWRHQGGDGWIRPGFQHVRGVRRAMVDQLESERSQGGPFRDLPDFCRRVPAGRAELDALARVGAFDSFGLARSHALAWIAELGAGARRPDALDLFAQEGLPSHLLSLPRETPAMRALDELRLAGFSVSADPLESLGRLAGKLGAVANARLGEFAGKSVKIVGVPVASRVHRVRQTGEPMLFLTLSDQSGIADAILWPNAYRKFHSVAIGGGVLAVRGKVMAEDETFALDADHVEEVRA is encoded by the coding sequence ATGGCTCTTGCACCACTCCATGTCCACAGCTCGCACAGTCTGCTCCGGGGGATCCCCTCCGTCGCGGAGCTGGTCGCTTGCGCCAAGGCGCGGGGCTATCGGGCGCTGGCCCTGACGGATGTGCAGACCATGGCCGGGAGCATCCTGTTTCTGCAGGAGTGCCGCCGCCAGGGAATCCAGCCCATCCTGGGGTTGGAGCTTGCGGATACCCGCGATCCTTCCATGCGCCTGGTGCTTCTGGCCCGCAACGCCGCAGGGTATGGCGATCTCTGCGAGCTGGCCACCTTCCGCAACCTGGGTCGCCGCGGCGAGGACATCGAAGACCTCTTCGCTCGCCCGTTTCCAGACGTATTCGCGTTGTGCCCGGATCCGGGACTACTCCAGCGCCTTTCTCGCACTCCCTTGCGTCAAAGCCTATTCGGGGCGATCTGCCTGGCGGATGCCGTCTCCGCTTCGCGCTCGCGTTCGGTGGAAGAAGTTTGCCTGCGCGAAGGCTTGGACTGCGCGGTGGCCCACGACACCTGGTTTCTGGAGCCGTCAGACCACGCCTTGCACCGGCTTTTGCGGGCCATCGACGCCAACACGGATCTTTCCCGTCTGGCTGCCGGCCAAGTTGCCGCTCCCGCTTCCTGGCTTTTGCCCCCGGAGCGTCTGCAAGAGCTCTACGCCAGGCATCCACAGGCCCTGCGCACCACGGAACGCATTGTCGATTCCTGTCGCGACGATCTTTCTTCCTGCGGTTGGATCCTTCCCCATGTGGATGTTCCTGCTGGCCACGATGACAATTCTTGGTTGGCCAAGATCGCGGGAGAAGGTCTGCAGCGCAACTACGGCGGGCGTCCCGGTTGGACCAAGGCGCTGGAACTGCAGGCCAAGGAACTGGAAGTGATCCGCCGCACGGGCTACGCGGGATATTTCCTGATGGTCCGCGAGATCCGCCAGGCCGCGGCCAACCGGTTCGGTGGTGGCTTCCGGCGCGGGCGCGAATGCTCCATCCTGCGCGGTTCGGCGGCCAACAGCCTCACGCTCTACAACCTGGACGCGTCGGATCTGGACCCGCTGCGCTACGGGCTCTATTTCGAACGTTTCTTGAACGAAGACCGCTCGAGTCCGCCGGATGCCGATCTCGATTTCGGATGGGATGAGCGTCCACGCGTGTTGGAGTGGTTTTTCGAGACCTACGGCGAAGACCGCGTGTGCATTCTTTCCGCCACCCACCACTTCCGGCGCCGGGCGGCGTTTCGCGAAACGGCCAAAGTTTTGGGCTTTTCCCAGGAACAGGTCACGGAGGCTTTCCAGAGGTTGCGTCGTGCACCGCTGCGGCCCGGAGTCCATTGGCTGGAAAGGGTCCAAGAGGTGGATTCCAGCCTGGCGGAAGTGGCTCGCATGGCTTCTCGTGTGCAGGGGCGGCCGCATTTTCTGGGACAGCATCCGGGCGGGGTTTTGGTCACCAATGATCCCATCTGGCGGCATGTGTCCTGCCAGCGCAGCGGTGGGGCCACCAACCGCATCGTGAGCCAAGTGGACATGCACGGCGGGATCGACTTCCTGGGGCTGGTCAAGTTCGACATCCTGGGCAACGGCAGTCTTTCTGTGCTGCGCGACGCCCTGGAAATGCTGCGCGAGCAGGGTGGGGAAGATCCCGAACTGTGGGATCTGGCCAAGGTGGAATCGGATCCGGAAGTCCGCCGCATGATGGAAGAAGGCGACACGCGCGGGGTCTTCTACATCGAATCCCCGGCGCAGCTTCGGCTCAACCAGAAGGCCAAGGCCTCCACTTTCGAGGAGATTGGCATCACCTCCAGCCTGGTGCGCCCGGCGGGCACCGCCTACGCGAAGCTTTTCGTGGAACGCCACCGCGCCGCCAAGGAAGGGCGTGCGGACTGGGATTGGCTCCACGCGAGCCTGGAAGGCATCCTTTCGGAAACCCACGACGTGTGCGTGTTCCAGGAGGATGTCACCCGCATCTGCGTGGAAGTCGCGGGCTTCTCCTTCGCCGAAGCCGACCAAGTCCGCAAGATGATGAACAGCCTCCACGATGGCGCGCCTGCCCATTATGAACGCACCGCACGGCGTTTCGTGGAAGGATGCATGGCGCATCGCGGGCTGGACGTGGCCCAAGCCCAGGAGCTCTGGAAGCGGGTGGACAGTTTCCGGGGTTTTTCCTTCTGCAAGAGCCATTCGCTCTCGTACGCGCAGTTGTCCTTCCGGTGCGCCTGGCTCAAGCGCCACCATCCGGCCCGCTTCTGGGCGGCGGTGGTGGGAAACGATCACGGATTCTATCCCACCGCGGCCTATGTGGACGAAATCCGTCGTGCCAATATCCGTATACTGGCTTGGGACATCAATGTCTCCCGCTGGCGCCACCAGGGCGGCGACGGCTGGATCCGCCCCGGGTTCCAGCATGTGCGGGGCGTGCGTCGTGCGATGGTCGACCAGTTGGAATCGGAGCGGTCCCAGGGCGGTCCTTTCCGGGATCTTCCCGATTTCTGTCGGCGTGTCCCAGCGGGTCGCGCCGAACTCGACGCCTTGGCGCGCGTGGGTGCCTTCGACTCCTTTGGTTTGGCCCGTTCGCACGCCCTGGCTTGGATCGCCGAACTCGGCGCGGGGGCGCGGCGTCCGGACGCCCTGGACCTGTTCGCGCAGGAGGGGCTGCCGTCGCATCTGCTGTCCTTGCCTCGCGAGACCCCCGCCATGAGGGCGCTGGATGAGCTTCGCCTGGCGGGATTTTCCGTGTCGGCGGATCCTCTGGAATCCTTGGGGCGCTTGGCTGGCAAGCTCGGCGCGGTGGCCAACGCCCGGTTGGGCGAGTTCGCCGGAAAATCCGTCAAGATTGTGGGTGTCCCGGTGGCCAGTCGCGTGCATCGGGTGCGCCAGACGGGGGAGCCCATGCTGTTTCTGACGCTTTCCGACCAAAGCGGGATCGCCGACGCGATCCTGTGGCCCAACGCCTACAGGAAGTTCCACTCCGTGGCGATCGGCGGGGGAGTGCTGGCCGTGCGTGGAAAAGTGATGGCTGAAGACGAAACATTCGCGTTGGACGCGGACCATGTGGAAGAGGTGAGAGCATGA
- a CDS encoding DUF2892 domain-containing protein: MFNLGNIDRWARIAIAIILLGLGWGGVVTGTPGTVLKFLGFVPLLTAAIGSCPLYLPLGLSTRAKA; the protein is encoded by the coding sequence ATGTTCAATCTCGGAAACATCGATCGCTGGGCGCGCATCGCCATCGCCATCATTCTTTTGGGCCTCGGCTGGGGAGGCGTGGTGACCGGCACCCCCGGCACCGTCCTCAAATTTCTCGGCTTCGTGCCGCTTCTCACCGCCGCCATCGGATCTTGCCCGCTCTACCTGCCCCTGGGGCTTTCCACCCGAGCGAAGGCATGA
- a CDS encoding thioredoxin family protein, giving the protein MSTVLLEGRQGPVVVQFHAPWCGPCKAVSPLVDELEKEFQGQVEVVRVDVDSSGDLAREAGVRGVPTLVAYRDGKEIRRHGGTLDRNGLRTLFQSAMGNTQAVAAPLGTPAWHRFAKIGAALALLLAANQFPSMDWLRWVGFGVMLWAMRDLCPSCRSA; this is encoded by the coding sequence ATGAGCACCGTGCTTCTGGAAGGCCGCCAGGGACCCGTGGTGGTGCAGTTCCACGCACCCTGGTGCGGTCCGTGCAAAGCCGTGAGCCCCTTGGTGGACGAACTGGAAAAGGAGTTCCAGGGCCAAGTAGAGGTAGTGCGGGTGGATGTGGATTCTTCCGGCGACCTCGCACGCGAAGCCGGCGTGCGGGGGGTGCCCACGCTGGTCGCCTACCGCGACGGCAAGGAGATCCGACGCCACGGCGGAACACTCGACCGCAATGGTCTGCGCACCTTGTTCCAATCGGCGATGGGGAACACCCAGGCCGTCGCGGCGCCTCTGGGAACCCCAGCTTGGCATCGCTTCGCCAAGATCGGCGCGGCGTTGGCTCTGCTTTTGGCCGCCAACCAATTTCCGTCCATGGACTGGTTGCGCTGGGTGGGATTCGGCGTGATGTTATGGGCCATGCGCGACCTCTGCCCAAGTTGCCGTAGCGCTTGA
- a CDS encoding rhodanese-like domain-containing protein, translated as MILRLAALSIVLATASCTAAGARGENLPPVVADSLIRADSAKKTFHLVDVRTPGEFATGHIAGATLIDFHGPDFQEKISKLPRQEKILLVCRSGNRSGQALGILKGMGFSDIQHVAGGMNAWRSQSLPVAP; from the coding sequence ATGATCCTTCGCCTTGCCGCCCTTTCCATCGTTCTGGCCACCGCCTCCTGCACCGCAGCCGGTGCGCGGGGAGAAAACCTTCCGCCCGTCGTGGCCGACAGCCTGATCCGCGCCGACAGCGCGAAGAAGACCTTCCACTTGGTGGACGTGCGCACCCCCGGCGAATTCGCCACCGGCCACATCGCCGGAGCCACCCTGATCGATTTCCATGGGCCGGACTTCCAGGAGAAGATCTCCAAGCTCCCGCGCCAGGAAAAGATCCTGCTGGTGTGCCGCTCGGGCAACCGCAGCGGCCAGGCCCTGGGCATCCTCAAAGGCATGGGCTTTTCCGACATCCAGCACGTGGCGGGAGGCATGAACGCTTGGCGATCGCAGAGCTTGCCCGTGGCGCCCTGA
- the rlmD gene encoding 23S rRNA (uracil(1939)-C(5))-methyltransferase RlmD, whose translation MQLPFAFRVEGKRQIATLGCFARESHQVVDQMECHIQDPALTRLGMAVRDWANRERIPVYDERSGEGFLRHVLMRKAHGTGEILLGLVTNGPRPTHYRALLKTLLKATAKALPGEDGTLVGVVQNINERSTNVVLGEQEQSWWGRDWIKEKLGKHTYHIELSTFFQINPYQTPRLYDEVRKGIREGSRVLDAYCGLGTIGMWVADRCSEVLGLEENPRSVQAGRAAAKANGVTNMHFVRADASERLAGLVREGWDCLIVDPPRKGLEEAGADAIESSGIPRLVYVSCDPRSLARDIERLSKSYRTLSAVPVDMFPRTTHVETVATLERIV comes from the coding sequence GTGCAGCTGCCCTTCGCGTTTCGTGTAGAAGGCAAGCGCCAGATCGCCACGCTGGGCTGCTTCGCGCGCGAATCGCACCAGGTGGTGGACCAGATGGAATGCCACATCCAGGACCCCGCCCTCACGCGGCTGGGAATGGCGGTGCGCGACTGGGCCAACCGCGAGCGGATCCCGGTCTACGACGAGCGCTCCGGCGAAGGTTTTCTGCGCCATGTGTTGATGCGCAAGGCCCATGGCACCGGCGAAATCCTTTTGGGCCTGGTGACCAACGGACCGCGTCCCACCCACTACCGCGCCTTGTTGAAGACCCTGCTCAAAGCCACCGCCAAGGCGCTGCCTGGCGAGGACGGCACTTTGGTGGGTGTGGTGCAAAACATCAACGAGCGCTCCACCAACGTCGTGCTCGGCGAGCAGGAACAATCCTGGTGGGGCCGCGATTGGATCAAGGAAAAGCTGGGTAAGCACACCTACCATATCGAACTCTCCACCTTCTTCCAGATCAACCCCTACCAGACCCCGCGTCTGTACGACGAGGTCCGCAAAGGCATCCGCGAAGGTTCGCGCGTGCTGGACGCGTACTGCGGCTTGGGCACCATCGGGATGTGGGTGGCCGACCGTTGCAGTGAGGTGCTGGGCCTGGAAGAGAACCCGCGCTCCGTACAGGCGGGACGTGCGGCCGCCAAGGCCAACGGGGTGACCAACATGCACTTCGTGCGCGCCGACGCCTCCGAGCGCTTGGCCGGCTTGGTGCGCGAAGGTTGGGATTGTTTGATCGTGGATCCGCCGCGCAAGGGCCTGGAAGAAGCCGGAGCCGACGCGATCGAATCCTCCGGAATCCCGCGCTTGGTGTATGTGTCCTGCGACCCACGATCGCTGGCCCGCGACATCGAGCGGCTTTCCAAGAGCTACCGCACCCTTTCTGCGGTACCGGTGGACATGTTCCCGCGCACCACCCATGTGGAGACCGTGGCGACCCTCGAGAGGATCGTCTAA